Sequence from the Burkholderiaceae bacterium DAT-1 genome:
CCGTACAAGGTCTATGGCGGCTTGCGCTTTTTCGAGCGGCAGGAAATCAAGCATGCACTGGCCTATCTACGGCTGGTGAATAGTCCGGAAGACGACAACGCACTCCTGCGCATCATCAATTTCCCGGTGCGCGGCATTGGCAATCGCACCATCGAATTGCTGGCCGAATCTGCCCGCGTCTGCGGCACCACCATCTGGCAGGCCGCCTGCAGTGGCGGTGCAGGTCGCAGTGCGGCGGCGGTGAGTCGCTTTGTGCAGATCGTCGAGAACATGCGCGTGCAGGCCAGCGGGCTGACGCTGCCGGAAATTGTCGAGCTGGTGCTGGATCAATCCGGCCTGATCGATTACTACCGCAATGATAAGGAAGGCCAGGAACGGCTGGAAAATCTGGGGCAGCTGGTGTCATCTGCGGCGGTGTTTGTGCAGGAAAACGAAGACAGCGTTACTAATTTCCTCGCGCACGCCAGCCTCGAAGCGGGCGATCACGAAGCCCAGCCGGGGCAGGATGCGCTGCAGCTGATGACCGTGCATGCCGCCAAGGGTCTGGAATTCGATGCGGTGTTCCTCACCGGCATGGAAGAAGGTCTGTTCCCACACGACAACAGCCTGCACGATCCGCAGAGTCTGGAAGAAGAGCGGCGGCTGGCCTATGTGGCGATTACCCGTGCGCGCCAGCGTTTGTATATGAGTCTGGCGCAGTCTCGGATGCTGCATGGTCAGACGCGTTTCTCCATGGCCTCGCGATTCCTCAATGAAATTCCCGAAGATCTGCTCAAGTGGATCAATCGCGGCTATGCGCCCAATACGCCTAAGCTGAAAGCGGCCACACCCGCCGCAGCGCCCAAGAAAACCAACGAAGTACCGGGACATAATATTCGCGTCGGCCAGAATGTTCGCCATGCCAAGTTCGGTCAGGGCGTGGTCATTGATTACGATGGCGCTGGCAAACAGGCCAATGTGCAGGTGAATTTTGGTGCTCAGGGCGTCAAGTGGCTATCTTTAGAGTATGCAAAACTTGAGTTGATGTAGGCGGGCGGGTGCGCTTGCCGGACATCCGCTTCAGGAGTGATCCATGGCAAGTGCATCAGGCGGTGCCCCGAAACCCGCCCTTCCCGGCTTTACCCGCATCGACGACGCTGATGACGATCGTCTGGCGGCATTTGCGGCAGGCTCGATATCAATCGACTATGCGCAAAAGCGTGTGCTGGTGGTGGATGCCGTGCAAGAGATGCGCACGGCCATGGGCAATACCCTGGCTACGCTTGGCATCAACAAAGTGGAGTATGCGCATCGCGCAACCGACGCCATAGCCACCGTGCGGCGTGCCGACTTCGACATCATCTTCTGTGATTACGATCTGGGCAGCGGCTACGACGGATTGCATCTTTTGCAGGAGTTGCGCCTGCACAATCTACTGAAACCCTCCGTCGTGTTCGTGATGGTGACGGGCGAGCGGCGCGGCAAACTGGTGATGTCGGCGGCCGAGCAGGCACCGGATGGCTATCTGCTCAAACCGTTTACCGCCGAACAAGTCAAACATCGCCTCGATAAACTGCTGGTGCGCAAGCGCGAATTTCAGTCGCTGGATCAGGCGATGCTGCGTCAGGACTATTTCAAGGCGCTAGCCGAATGCAATGACCATCTAAAATCGTCTTCGCCCTATGTCCTCGATTACCTGAAAATGAAGGGCAATATCGCGCTGACGATTGGCGATAATCAACTGGCTAAAACGGCGTTCGACGCCGCACGCGAACTAAAGGATTTGCCCTGGGTTCGGATTGGCTTGGGTAAAGCGCTATTCGGGCTCAAACAATATGACGAGGCGCGCAGCCTATTTCAGTCCGTTCTGGCAGAAAATAACAAGGTGATGGAGGCGTACGACTGGCTCGCGCGCATTTATCTGGCTGAACATCATGCGGATGATGCGCAGCAAATTTTGTCCAAAGCAGTCGATATGTCGCCTGCGGTGGTGAATCGCCAGAAAAAATTGGGCGATGTCGCCCTGAAGAATCATGATTTTAGCACCGCCGCCAAGTCCTTTCGCGATGCCATTACGCTATCAAAAAACTCCTTCTGGCGAGATGCGGCCGATTATGTGAGTCTGTCCAAGGCGCAAATCGGCAATGGTGACACCGAAGACGCGCTGAAAACCGCAGCCGAAGTCCGCCGCGAATTCCGTGGTGACACGCGCGCATCCATGCTGGCTACTTTGGTCGAATGTAAAACCTTTCTGGCGCAAGGTCAGACTGATCGTGCCAACGCCACGCTGGATAAAGCGCGCCAGTTGGCCGACGAATCTACCGGTTTACCCGATCATTTTGTGCTCGAACTTGCTGAGACCTGTTACCAGCTGGATCGCGATCATCTGGGCAAATCACTGGTTCAGCAGATATTACGCAATCATCATGAAGATTCCGACATGCTGGAGCGCATCAATTCAATGTACGAAGCGGTTGGCCGTGAAGATGAAGGCCAGCAAGTGATCGAGGAAAGCGCGCGCGCCATTGTCGCCATTAATAATGAGGCCGTGCGCATGGCGCAATCCGGCAATTTGGAAGGCGCTGTCGAGAAATTCATCCACGCAGTCGATGAAATGCCCGCCAATGTATCGGTGATGCTGAATGCGGTGAATGCGCTGCTCGCGTATGTGGGCAGCAAGGGATGGCATCAGCGCTATATGACCCTGGCGCGTGAATATCTCGATCGGGTGGCTGCATTGCAGCCGGCGAGTGTGAAGTATTTGAAGTTGAAGGATGCGTATGCTGGGACGATGAAGAAGTTTTCAAAGTAAGGCGGACGTACGCACATACCGCGTTTTCCAGAGCACCTCAGGATGAATCAAGTTCTGTATACGGATTAGTCATTGATTGTGAGCGTGTAGCGCTTGTCGGATGCCCATTTCACGAAAAATTGTATGACATGCAGCTGCGGTGCATGCGCAGTCTGGGTTTCCGCTATCCCAAAAGAATGCCTGTCAGAAATGACAGATTCTTTCTGATGTCAGATGTGGCAGCCTTTTGTAAATAATATATTAAAACCTCAAGTGCGAACGCGTAATCATATTTCCATATGAATGGGATGAGTCATGTCAGATGCAACCGAGCAACGACCTTACACGCCTTCAATGATTGACTTTTCTATGCTTACGCCTGCGGAACATGAACTGATGCGGTGGCTGGCGATGGGGAAGACGGTTGAGGAGGCTGCTTTTATTCTTGGGAAGTCATCAAGTACAGCCTGGAATCAGGTTAAATCCATTCGCACGAAATGCCACGATTTACCCATACGGAATATCTCATTGCATTACTCATGGAAGTTGTCAATAGTCGATAAGTAATCATTTAGATTGCTTGTTGTTTAATGCAAGATCATCTCGCATTTAAGTTAAATGCAAAATTCAATTAAACCATTTGGGAAATTAGCATGCAAAAATTAGACATCAATCTTCTGAGCTTTATTTCTGGTGGAGATGGAGATGCAGGAGGCTCTACCAAAGACAAGGAATCAGAAGCAATACCACAGCCACAGCAAAAAACTCCGACTAACAATGATGTACCAACCTGCTCTCCGATTGAAATTAAAGCGAGTGTCGCTTCTCAGACATGTACTACTAGTGCAGGCATCACTTTCATAACTGTCTGTGTCAGTGGTCAGGGTTCAATGGGTGGAAGTGCAGGTGTTGGTAAAATTGACCTGAGTGCAAAAGGAAATGACTGCTCAGTGTCCACTTATAGTAAAGATGGTTCCTTAAAAAGTGTTGTAAACACTAACTCATTTGGAACGAGAATCTCGTATCCGTGATGTAAGTTTTTAAAGTGTTAGGCCGCCCTGAACGAATTGGGCGGCTTATATTAATTTGCTGACGGTTAAATAAATTGCGCAAATTTAAAATAAATTACATTTACTTGATTGCGATACTATTCTCTTTGAGTTTAATGAGTGCCAATGATCCTGTTGCGAAAACGGCGTGGAAGGTTAAGGCTAAAAATGGTAAAGAATTCTATGTAATTGCATCAACACATATTGGGCTAAATGATGAATTCGGGGAGTACTATGAAAGAGTTGTTGTTCCTATTATAAAAAAAACCGACATATTTGTAAGTGAGAATTCTGTTGGATATTATGTAGGATATCAATATCCGCGTTGCTTAAATGAAATTCATGGATCTAGTTATTATTCTGGTGTGGCTATTTTGAAGAAAATTTTATTTCATGAGATGAATTCGGCATATGTGTCTATTTTTAAAAGGGATATGTCGCAAGATATTTTGGATCAAATGTTAGAGAATGCGTCTTCATTTCGCGTTCATCAAGCCCTCATGTACGCTAGGTTCATTGAGAGTGATAGAATAGTAACGAAAGATGCTCAGATGGAGCGGAAAGATGGAAATTTACTTTCAATTAATAGTACTGAAGATGAGGGTAATCCATTTTTAAATAAGCATGATCTAGTTTCAAGGGCGCATTTAATTAATCCATTTGCACAGTTGGAGGCGATTGAGGGTGCTGATGTATTTTTTAAAGCATTTTGCGAAACAGATGCATCTGAACATTTGCTGCAGATTCAAATTGATCGATTAATAAATGATAAAAATGGTGAGACTAATATATCTGAGCTGAGAAATGTTTTTGTTCGTTCGATTGATGGAGGGTATGTCGATGATTTTGATGAGAAGTATGATGAGTATATATTGTGCAATCGCAATAAATATTGGATCGAAAAAATTGAAGAAAATACTAAGAGAGAGGGGAAATTTACCTATATTCTAGGTGCTGAACATATACACAAACCATTATCTGGGGCGAAATGTAATGGGATTCTGACTTTGATGGAAAATCAAGGATACATGATTTCTAAAGTGGAGATGGAATAGCGAGAGTGGAGTGTGATTCTGATGAAGCTAATAATTGTAATAATTCTATATTCGGCAATTTCTTTGTTGTTATATAGGGTGATAATGATAAGGTATTCTGATCTTGATGGGATGATCATATTCGGGCTTCTAAATCTTGCAACCTACAATCCAACATATTTATTAGCTATGCTCAATCGGGATGTTAAATATTTGTTTAAAAATCGCGGTAGTATTTATGATAGAACGCTGCTTCAGCTTGTTACGGCTGTTGGTTGTTATGTGATGTTGATATTGTGTATCTGGCGAAAGTTTAATTGAGTGATGACTTCTAATATTGTTGACTGAGTGCATATTGATGTATTTCAATAGTATTCCGGTTTGTTGGTGGTGAGATCGATCTATATTTGGTGAAAGTGGCATCGCAATTATTTTGACATGCATGGCTTAAGTTGAATAATTAATACAAATGTTCCAATAAAAATTGGGTTGCAAAAATAATACATGCATTCAATATCTTTTGCAGATTCCATCTTAAGTTAATACACTGGCTTCCAAAAAACGGAATGGTAAAGAATGAGTGAGTTGTGTGCGATTTATTCATCCTGAACAAGCCATTCATCAATTTATGGAGGTGGATGTTATGAGCATGTCAATTTCCAATGAAGATTTACCGAATTCTGCTTATTCTTCAGATTCATTGATGGATTTTTCCTTATTTACGCCTGCTGAGCACGATTTAATGCATTGGTTGGCGAAAGGGAAAACCGTTGAGGAGGCTGGCTTCATCCTAGAAATCAAACTATCTACGGCATGGAGTCGCGTGTCACATATTAGACGGAAGTGCAATTTATTAACTATTAGAGTAATCGCGTTTGAGTATTTGAAAACTATGTCAAGCAAGGAATAGGGCAAATTTTTTGCCTTGTTTGTGAGGCGCCTTTTCGGAATCATGGCTAGGCAGCATTTCGAACACTACATTCGAAATGCTGCTGGTTAATTCTAACTTTAGGATTTGCAATTTGCAAATTCGTAGCCAAAAAAGGAGCGTCAACATGCGTAGACTTGAATTAATGGATTTGGATTTTGTCTCCGGGAGTGGTCCGTATAAAACTCCGGTGCCGACAAAGCCAGAAGGCGACAATAGCATATTTGACAAAATTCTCGAAGGGATTTCGAGCTTTTTTGGGCTAAGTAGTGGCTCATGTACAACCAATAGCGCTGTTAATGGCGGCATCACAACGGTAACGACAACTTGTCCAAATGGGGCGTATATGACAGAGGTCATTTCCGGCTCTGTCATCACAATTACCACATACACTCCAGGGGCCTCATTAAGTGCCGTCATCCCTGAATTAGCTGTATCGGGTAAATGGAGTGGCAGTGGCTCTACAGGCGTGGTAACCATTATTAATGGTAAAGTCACTTCAGTTGCTTCGCACTAAAGATCTGCGAGTGCTAATAATGTGTTGGTTGAATGGTTTGTTATGATTATACAACCATCCTATTAAAGGCAAACGGGTTCATCACTTTCTAAATTGAAAGTGATGGACATTTAACTCATAGAATTAGTTTAGGCTGCGGATTGGTAGCTGGAAGTTATTAAAATTCATGAAAAAATATTTAGTTGGAATAATTATTGCATTGAATATAATCTGTGGCATGGCTTTAGCCAGCGATGTACGTGCCTGGGTTGCAACAAAAAGTCATGGTAATATTTTAATTATCGGTGAAACCCACTTCGGAACTCAATTAGAACTAGATAGATTCTATAATGAAATTATAAGGCCATATGCCTTAAATTCTGATGCGATTTTAGCAGAGTCTGTAGATGGCTCATCGCTCCCGGGCTTATGCAAGGACATACAATACAGAAATAATAATTTTTGGATGTTTAGTGATTTGGATTTTTTAAATGAACTCTCTACGACCATTAGTCTACTGAAAGATGCGGGGATAGAAGACGGATCTATACTTCGCGATGTCATCCGAGAAGACGGTCATTCCGATAAAAAGCAGTATTTTGGTACCTTCATGCATTTAGTTATTGGGGGTAAGCTATCTGAGGCGCTCACTCAATACAAAGATTACTTCCCCCCCGTGCCAGGTATATCCGCTCGAATACTAAATGAGCGCTTTCACCTAAGTAGCCATGCAGTGAACGATAGTCAGAAATGGTTTGTTGGGTTGGATACAATTAAGTCAATTGACGATATTCTGTGCAACGCCAAGGATGCTGATTATTTGAATTTTGTAAAAGCCTATTTGGCGAAAATGGGGGTTGAGTCTAAAGTTCTAGTTGCATTAAAAAATAATGAGATAGAGATGGGTTTTATGAATAGATACATTTCTGAAAGGTATATATTTTATATGAATTGTGCTGCTTCGAGCGTTTCATGCAAGCTTGGAGACGTACGAGGGCAAGATAGTGTATCTAGTCAAGAGACTAATAAGATAAGTGACAGTCAATTGATTTATGAAGATGGTCCGGAAATTTATCATTTTATGGTCGAACTTAGAAATCTATCGTGGATAGAAAAAGTAAACCAAGCCGAAGTGAATTTTCCATTGACTTTCATGTCCGTTGGTGCAGCGCATCTTCCCGATGTTTCTTTCAACGGAAAAATAAAGAAGGGGCTCATTAGCATGTTGCGGGATGATGGGTTTACCTTAAAAGAGGTATTATTCTCACCTGAATTTACCGAGTCAGAAATAAAAGCGCTTTACAAATCAGTTACCACAATCCACTAATAAAAAGAATTTACGCTGAAGGTGAAGGAAATAAATCATGTCCATTTTCATCAGTATAGCTTCCTATTGTGATGTGCTTCTTTCGCAAACAATCTCTTCTGCCCTAAGGAATGCGGATCATCCCGACGATATTACATTTGGAATTGTTGATCAAAATTTTGAGCGTACCATTATTGATGAGCCATTAATGCATCCCACACATATGAATTATGTGTTTATTCATTACAAAGAAACACTCGGCCTCGGCTGGGCAAGAACGCTTGCATCTTCATTCTACGACGAAGAAGATTGGTATCTTCAAATTGACTCCCACATGATTTTCGATAAATCATGGGACACTATTCTGATTCAACAGGCTACTCATGCACAGAAGTTCAATAGTAAATGTATCTTGTCGTCTTTCCCTCCGAAGTTTGAAATTTCAGGAACGGGGTTAATTAAATATCCGACAAAAGGGAAAATTCTGGCTCATGTCTTAACAAGGGGTCAAACACTTGATGGTGAGCATTCCTTGCTGAGGTATGAAGGAAAGCATTTCAATTCACAAAGGCTAATTCTGGGTGCACACGTAGCGGGCGGTTGCATTTTTGCAAGGGGCGATCTTTTCCTTGAAATGCCTTACGATCCTTTTATGTATTTTTCTGAGGAAGAGCAGGCTATTGCAATTCGCTCCTATACGCATGGGTGGGATATTTTTCACATAACTGATAATCCAATTTACCATTTATATAACACAGAGGATGGTAAAAAAGGGGCTGAAAACGGTAGACCAATGCACTGGAATAAAGACCATAGCGACAAAAGAAATTTTCCTTGGCAGGTACTTTGTAAAAAATCAAAGATCAGGCTTGATGCATTGGTCTGTGGAAAAGAAGATCTAAAGGTTTATGGCTTGGGTAAGCAACGTACAATGCAAGACTATGCAGAATTCTCAGGCGTTGATTATGTGCATCGAAAGATAAACGGAAAGGCATATATAGGTCATTGGCTGTAAATTTTTCTTTGAAGTCAAAATGCCCACTATATTCGAAAGTGTACATAGTTAGTGAGAGTCGGGTCATCAGTACTTGAATTGTAATTCCCTTGCGTGAAAAAGAGCCTCTTGTAAATTGAAGTAGCGAGGAAGTGAAATATTATGGAGAGCAGAGATACTCTTTTTAGAATTGAATCAATACGTAACAAGCAACAAAGCTCATCAACAGGAAGTGTAATACTTAATTCAAATCTAACCGTTGCAATATGCTCGATATCAATCAGTATTTTAGTCATATGCATTAGCTGTATGCTTTTGAATTCGAACTATACGCAACACACTGCGGTCAACGGTAAAATTAGTCCTACCCAAGGTCTAGCCCAAGTCATGCCCATGTTTCCTGGCACGGTGATGAGCCGGGTGGTAAGCGAGGGTGTAGAGGTTAGCAAGGGCGATGTGCTGTTTACCTTGTCATCCGAACGCATGACGCACGCAGGTGCCGCAGAGGCCAATGCTCTAAACGAAATACAGGCTCGTACGCACAGTCTGCAGTCCGACCTCCTCAATCAAGATCGCCTGAGCAACGAGCAGCGCACAGCTTCGGCTCAACGATTAGCCGACCTGCAACTGCAACGCCAGCAAATGGCTGGCGAAATAGACACCCAGCTGCGCCGGGTGGAATCTGCCCGGCAGCAACTACAAAAGTATCAGGAGTTGCTCAAATCCGGCTTCATGCCCGCCTTGCAAGTGCAGCAAAAGAACGACGAATTACTGGATCAGGAATCACGCCTTGCCACGTTGAAACGCAATGCAAGCGAGCTGGGTAGTCAGATCAATGTATTACAAGCTGATGTGCGCGCCCAGCCTCTCAAGGATGCCTCACAGCGCGCACAGCTGGAGCGCGCCCTGGCGAGTAGCCGACAGGAGGCCAACGAGATAGAAGCCCGGCGCGAGATTGTGGTGGTGGCGCCTGTGGATGGTCGAGTTACCGGCATTCAGGCTCAGCCCGGCCAGACGGTGAGCGCAGGTCAGCCACTGGCAGCGATTTTGCCCACGGGGTCGCCTTTGCGTGCCGAGTTTCTGGCCCCATCGAGTGCTATGGGCTTTGTGCGGGTGGGCCAGCGAGTGCAGATGCGCTACGCGGCGTTTCCCTACCAGAAATTCGGCCAGCAAGGCGGTGCGGTAGTCGAGATTTCCCGTGCAGCCGTTCAGGTCCTCAAAACCCCCGATGGATTAGAGCAAGCGATGTACCGCATCACCGTGCAGCCCGATGCACAAAACATCACCGCCTATGGGCGCCCCGAGCCATTGCAGCCTGATATGAGCGTGGAGGCCGATATCCAGGTGGATCGCCGCACCCTGATTGAATGGATATTCGAGCCGCTGATCGCAATCAAAGGAAAGCTGTAATGCATATTCTCGACGATTTTCACAGCGCGCTCCATTTCGGCTTCGGGCGCAAGCTGCCCATGTTGCTGCAAACCGAAGCGGCGGAATGTGGGCTGGCCTGTCTGACGATGATTGCGTCTTACCACGGGCATGTGTCGGACATTGCCACGCTACGGGGGCGCTTTTCGCTGTCCATCAAAGGCGCAACGCTTCGTCACCTTATCGAGTTTGCCGGTGCCATGCACATGGCGGGGCGACCGCTGCGGCTGGAGCTGGAGGAGCTGGATCAGCTGCAAACCCCGTGCATCCTGCATTGGGATTTGAATCACTTTGTGGTGCTCAAAAAAGCCGGGCGCAAACATATCGTCATTCACGATCCAGCCTTTGGCGTTCGCAAGCTGAAATACGAGGAAGTCTCCAAGCAATTCACCGGCGTAGCGCTGGAGTTGTCGCCCACCCCGGCATTCGAGAAGAAAGAAGATGTTCAGGATATTTCCCTAAAGACCTTGGTGGGCCAAGTCACCGGGCTGAAGCGGTCCATTCTTCAGGTATTGATGCTGTCCGCCGCACTGGAAGTGCTGGCCATCATCTCGCCCTTTTTCCAGCAATGGGTGATTGATGGCGTGATTGTGCAGAATGATCGTGATCTGTTGAAAGTGTTGGTGATTGGCTTCACTTTGCTGATGCTGATCCAGATGAGTATCACCACCCTTCGCGGATGGCTGGTGATTTATTTCTCTACGCAACTCAGCATGCAGTGGACCGCCAGCGTATTTACCCGGCTGTTGCGACTGCCCATGGATTATTTCGAGAAGCGCCATTTGGGCGATGTGGTGTCCCGATTTGGCGCCATCGAATCTATCCGCTCCACACTCACCAGTACAGCCTTAGGCGCGGTGTTGGACGGCATCATGGCCATTGTCGCCTTCGGGATGATGCTGTTTTATAGTCTCAAGCTGGCGATGATCACGTTTGCGGCGCTCACCCTATACATTCTGATTCGGGTGATGTCATATGGCCCTTTCCGAGAAGCCAACCAAGAGCAAATCGTACATTCGGCCAAACAATCTTCGCATTTTATGGAGAGCATTCGCGGGGTACAGTCCATCAAGCTCTTTAATCGAGAAGATGATCGCCGTACTCAGTGGCTAAACCTGATGGTGAACACCACCAACCGATCCCTTGCCACCCAAAAAATGAGCACCTTGTATGGTACTGCCAATGGCCTGATTTTTGGCATCGAGAACATTCTGGTGACGTGGTTTGCGGCGCTGCTGGTCATGGATCATCAGTTCTCCATCGGCATGATGTTCGCCTATGGCAGCTATAAGGGGCAGTTCTCAGGGCGCGTGGGTAGTCTGGTGGATTTGTTTTTCCAGATTCGCATGCTGCGCATCCAGCGTGAGCGGTTGGCGGATATTGTGCTCACCGAACCTGAACCAGTGGATGTCGTCGCTAACTCTACTGACCATATCCAGCCTAGCATCGAAGTGACTAATCTGCGTTTCCGCTATGCCGAAACCGAGCCATGGGTGCTGGATGGCGTGAACTTCAAGATTGAAGCGGGCGAGTCGGTCGCGATTGTTGGTCCATCCGGCTGTGGCAAAACCACGCTACTGAAGATTCTGCTTGGATTGCTGAGGCCTACTGAGGG
This genomic interval carries:
- a CDS encoding response regulator; this encodes MASASGGAPKPALPGFTRIDDADDDRLAAFAAGSISIDYAQKRVLVVDAVQEMRTAMGNTLATLGINKVEYAHRATDAIATVRRADFDIIFCDYDLGSGYDGLHLLQELRLHNLLKPSVVFVMVTGERRGKLVMSAAEQAPDGYLLKPFTAEQVKHRLDKLLVRKREFQSLDQAMLRQDYFKALAECNDHLKSSSPYVLDYLKMKGNIALTIGDNQLAKTAFDAARELKDLPWVRIGLGKALFGLKQYDEARSLFQSVLAENNKVMEAYDWLARIYLAEHHADDAQQILSKAVDMSPAVVNRQKKLGDVALKNHDFSTAAKSFRDAITLSKNSFWRDAADYVSLSKAQIGNGDTEDALKTAAEVRREFRGDTRASMLATLVECKTFLAQGQTDRANATLDKARQLADESTGLPDHFVLELAETCYQLDRDHLGKSLVQQILRNHHEDSDMLERINSMYEAVGREDEGQQVIEESARAIVAINNEAVRMAQSGNLEGAVEKFIHAVDEMPANVSVMLNAVNALLAYVGSKGWHQRYMTLAREYLDRVAALQPASVKYLKLKDAYAGTMKKFSK
- a CDS encoding TraB/GumN family protein; the protein is MSANDPVAKTAWKVKAKNGKEFYVIASTHIGLNDEFGEYYERVVVPIIKKTDIFVSENSVGYYVGYQYPRCLNEIHGSSYYSGVAILKKILFHEMNSAYVSIFKRDMSQDILDQMLENASSFRVHQALMYARFIESDRIVTKDAQMERKDGNLLSINSTEDEGNPFLNKHDLVSRAHLINPFAQLEAIEGADVFFKAFCETDASEHLLQIQIDRLINDKNGETNISELRNVFVRSIDGGYVDDFDEKYDEYILCNRNKYWIEKIEENTKREGKFTYILGAEHIHKPLSGAKCNGILTLMENQGYMISKVEME
- a CDS encoding HlyD family efflux transporter periplasmic adaptor subunit — its product is MPMFPGTVMSRVVSEGVEVSKGDVLFTLSSERMTHAGAAEANALNEIQARTHSLQSDLLNQDRLSNEQRTASAQRLADLQLQRQQMAGEIDTQLRRVESARQQLQKYQELLKSGFMPALQVQQKNDELLDQESRLATLKRNASELGSQINVLQADVRAQPLKDASQRAQLERALASSRQEANEIEARREIVVVAPVDGRVTGIQAQPGQTVSAGQPLAAILPTGSPLRAEFLAPSSAMGFVRVGQRVQMRYAAFPYQKFGQQGGAVVEISRAAVQVLKTPDGLEQAMYRITVQPDAQNITAYGRPEPLQPDMSVEADIQVDRRTLIEWIFEPLIAIKGKL
- a CDS encoding peptidase domain-containing ABC transporter, giving the protein MHILDDFHSALHFGFGRKLPMLLQTEAAECGLACLTMIASYHGHVSDIATLRGRFSLSIKGATLRHLIEFAGAMHMAGRPLRLELEELDQLQTPCILHWDLNHFVVLKKAGRKHIVIHDPAFGVRKLKYEEVSKQFTGVALELSPTPAFEKKEDVQDISLKTLVGQVTGLKRSILQVLMLSAALEVLAIISPFFQQWVIDGVIVQNDRDLLKVLVIGFTLLMLIQMSITTLRGWLVIYFSTQLSMQWTASVFTRLLRLPMDYFEKRHLGDVVSRFGAIESIRSTLTSTALGAVLDGIMAIVAFGMMLFYSLKLAMITFAALTLYILIRVMSYGPFREANQEQIVHSAKQSSHFMESIRGVQSIKLFNREDDRRTQWLNLMVNTTNRSLATQKMSTLYGTANGLIFGIENILVTWFAALLVMDHQFSIGMMFAYGSYKGQFSGRVGSLVDLFFQIRMLRIQRERLADIVLTEPEPVDVVANSTDHIQPSIEVTNLRFRYAETEPWVLDGVNFKIEAGESVAIVGPSGCGKTTLLKILLGLLRPTEGEIRVGGIPMKGLGLKSWRTMIGAVMQEDQLFAGSIADNIAFFAPETDMQRVEAVAQLAAIHGDIMAMPMAYQTLIGDMGTALSGGQKQRLLLARALYKQPRILFLDEATSHLDVERERHVNEAVNALDLTRIIIAHRPETIAAAGRVIRVEKGKIADHPLLVQQDLPVHGDVEAVTP